taatataTTTAGTAATTATTgattaaatgaaaaaaataaaaattagggctgggacttgattaaaatttttaatctagttaataacaggctttgtaattaattaatctcaattaatcacattttaatcgttcaggaaaatgtgctctcaaagtaaaacttttaattaaaattatgagacagagaatcaaacattagatatggttattactgtaaactaaagattttaataaaaagtgcattttaattattcaaatgtcactgtgtgatatgaaacaaaacccaaatcaactaaaatttataattacaaatagaaagcacctgcaaagggttcctgagcctttaaatagtctctctgtctagttgaatgactgaaataaatttgactttgctccagattctaatttttccagtttcacttgtttgtataattgggagtttttaattagcatttctactcataatgtagtaaaaacacataaataataatccttcaaaatgacagtagaacaggcacaaatatgatctaggacttaaatgtgctaacttttaacaccagagcaggtgtgacgtattctgagaatgatcaggaacactaactgattccagttggatgactggaggatgatgggatgataaaagatcatggcgaggaaagatctgacgaacaggtgagcggaccttccttacatgggaagtcctgaagccaggttaagaaggggatgctgcagacccccaGATTCACACCCGCAgcaccgaatctggtgtgatctccagcctgatcacaactttctcgttcctcgctgccccagatacacttaagcatccgccccttagctgatgacagcttcaacacacctcgcagctagtaatgcatgtgatgtttagacagagactcgtctcagaaacatataattccccgacagaattgtttagaaaatcatcagaaaagtttcagagtgtttctgttttaacttaaacttctgttttcaactttaagacacgttgtttgtttttgtttacagagtagtgagaacacggagcgttctcccagcggcagccaggtgcctctcgtttgtctgactactttcataaactactgttagggcacagaattattctgtctggtgctttcagcgctgcacagatgttacgtaaatgttgaaaatatagcttaccgcaacttttgtaaagttcacggtgccaccgggcagccgcagcagagacgatctctgaaaaatgtccgcaacacggactccgttgttgtctggaagtttttttttccaagttaagaaaagaggcgggcgcgtttcctaaatcctgcatcagaccaagcaaggcaacttctttctgtttataTTCCGTTTTCGTAGCCATTagccactgtgcattgttgtgtgcgtcagtgatattcagtctacgaggaagtcgtgcaatgacaaaggttccgccgtgcttgaaatgcaagctgcaattaaatgcgttaattttttttacgcgttatttttttctaattaattaatcgtaattaatgcattaaagtcccggccctaataaaaataaaactaactTTTTATAACTATGTTCCACTTTTTCTGAAGCCTGTTTTAAACAAATACCTGTTTCTCCATGATATGTATTTTGTTATTTCCACCCATAGTAAAGATGGGGGACGGGGGGTCAATGTTCATTTATTTCCATGTAATTAATTGGCTTTTTTTTCTTGATGACTGTTAAGATCTGTAGAAGGTGTCTGTTCTCTTTTCCTGTCCCATTTGGCATACTCCCAAAGTAAAACACAGAAAATATCTTACCCAATTGTTATCCCATTACCACCGTAATCACTTCTGTCCAGTATAGACAGCACTCCTACATCCTCAAAAGATGTGAAACTGCAGATCACTGTCCACAACTTCTCCAGTAATTATCATGTTCAGAAGTGTAATCTGTGTTTCTGTGATGTTTGGGGTAATGAAGTACCTTCATTTATTTTTCCACGTAAATGATCTCCATAGGTGGAAGCTAGAGGCAGTTTCAGTGGTTTCACATATATTCAGCCAATCGTCGTCAGATACATTTAATTCAACTTAATTTGACCGTCTTTAAATTACAGTGTAGAAATATTGTTTTAACGGATTATAAAACAGAATACACATTAGAGACACGTTTACTTCTTCATGCAGGTTTTAAAATCATAACAGGGGTTGATCTCTGTGTTTTAGAACTAATTTACATTCAAATGATGCCCAACCCAGACATCTGGATAAACATCATCTTTCACCAAGTTAAATCTGTCTGATATATGTGGAAATGTGTCTTGCCCCCTTTTCTGTGACAGTCCCCCATTAGTAATGCCTTTAATACTCTGTAATTAATTTACTATTCTCTAATTTTGTGCATAACAAATGAAAAAGTTGTAACTGTaatttttgctgcctcttggccagaactCCCTTGAAAATTAGGTGGtttatctcaatgggaccttcctagttaaacaaacaaacaaacaaacaaacaaacaaacaaacaaacaaataattacACCTGAATTTACATACTGTATCACAGTTTCCATGTGTGAAATCCCGGCCGCATGCCTGCCAGCATAGAATCGTTGCATCACTTTCGACTTGCTTGTCTTTTAGTTCTTTAAACCAAATGTCCAATGCTGTTTTTACCCCCAATAGATACTTTGGATAAAGTAGTTGTGATAGTTGTTTGGCCCCTAAAGTGGCAGTAAAGGTGAAAAGGTGTTGTAAATGAGAACGTTGTTCAAATCATTATGAAACGCTGTGGCGCTACGCCCCCCTTCTCTTTCTGTTGGAAACTGTTATTAATTCAAGAGGTAATTTTCCGTTAATCTGGGACCTTTTACCTCGAAAACAGCACCTCTGACATGTGGGGTGCCTCAGGGCTCCATTTTGGGTCCGGCACTTTTTTCTTTGTATATGCTCTCAAAGGGCTCTATTTTTGAGAAGTACAAAATTACTTTTCACTGTTTCGCTGATGACCTTCAGATCTATTTGCCACTTAGTGATGCCAGGTCAATTGGCTCATTACTGGAATGCTTAAAAAGCGTCAAACAatggatgtccatgaattttcttAAGCTCATTAATCAAAAAACAGAAATTGTACTATTTGGCAGtcctaatcttttaaacaacgttgttagtcctcttggtccttgctctggttttctaaaaccctgtgttaaaaaccttggtgtgtttttagacggttcttttaatcttCACAGACaagtgagtgcagtggtccaatcaggtttttatcatttaaggcagatagcaaagatgaagccataccttcctgctgatgtcctcgaacatgtcatccacctgttcgtgtcttgccgattggactactgcaactccctgtattctggcctggacccgTCCTCCCCACAccaacttcagctggtccaaaatgcagtggCTCGCTTGCTGACTcgaaccagcaagtgggatcacataaccccggttctggcctctctccattggcttcctgtctcttacaggatccgtttcaaaattttactttttgtttttaaatcccttcatggcctggccccagtttacatctctgagctgctgtccgcttatgtccctgccagaaccatgaggtccagctctcaagctcttttaacagttccaaaaacccgccacaggactcgcggcgacagagctttctctgtggttgggcccagactgtggaacaagctacctctcaacatcaggaccacacagaagctAGAGCATTTTAAGAcgcattttttttatttggtttttaatgcaggctgacttgagcatcttaatagtttttaacagtttttatcatagattgtgactgttgtgtgctcatcttattttaggtttttattgttgatctgttgtatcttgatttgttttaccttgtacagtgccttggtgtagctttgctgctgtaaatgcgctctgtaaataaaattgaccttgaccttaaaAACGATTAGAAAAATCTCACGTTTGACTCTTCCAGACCACAGTGGGGAGACTGACACCTACCATGTCAGTGCTGGACACATGTTCCTGCTCGGTTGTTCTGCTGATGCTCATTCAGTGAACTGGAGGAGAGGAGACAACAGGAGCATCCCTACCGGAGTGGAAGCCGTGGATGGGCTGCTGTGGTTTTTACCACTACAGATGTCTCATAATGGAACCTACATCTGTGAGAAAAGGTTAAAAACCTTTTTGTGTCATTCTGAGCTAACATACCCTTAAGCTAGATGTAAACTATTATTTCTGATTGCATAATTTATGAGTGGTTTAGTTTTACAAATTACAATCATGGATgaattcgtcgtcgtcttcctccgcttatccgggtcgcgggggcagcatcccaactagggagctccagaccgtcctctccccggccacctccaccagctcctccggcaggaacccaaggcgttcccggaccagattggagaagtaacctctccaacgtgtcctgggtcgacccgggggcctcctgccggcaggacatgcccgaaacacctccccagggaggcgtccaggaggcatcctgaccagatgcccaaaccacctcaactggctcctttcgatctggaggagcagcggttctactccgagtcccttcggaatgtccgagctcctcaccctatctctaaggctgagcccggccaccctacggaggaaactcattctggccgcttgtatccgcgatcttcatGCATGAATCATTATataaaaaccacacaaacacactcaagaCCAGATTCCACTGCATTCTTCTCAATGTTTCTCACTTTCCATGTAGAGAAAAGACTGGATCTTCAAAGAGAAGGTTCAGTGTCTTGGTGTCCAGCGCAGACTGTCCTGACTCAAACGAGGAGATTCTCATCACTGAGGGGGTCAGAGGAGGTCTTCCCTGTAAGCAGACAGAGATCTTCAGCCTGAATGTCACGAGAAGAGTCAGATGGATGAAGGTAATCACATCTGTTACCTACCCATGGACTAAAACCATGAAGTAAAAATATCCACACAGTTGGAAAAAAAGGTATTATTACTAACAAAGCCACTGAAAACAGTTTGAGAGCAACAGCTTCAGACTCGTCAGCGTTGGGAGAATACTTTTGTGTTCATCAAATGTACGTAAGCTGAGGGATGCAATAATTATGTGATCAGTTGAATAAAGACAGATTAAAGGTCAACTTAGTTTCTTTTTTTAAAGGAATTACAATTATTTGTGTAAAATAAAACATGTCGTGACTCCGTAGAACTTAGTGCTGTCTGTCCTGCTTGCCTGCAGGACTCTAACCTGGTGCAGTTGGACGAGGAGTCCACGTATGTTGGTGAAGATGGCTTCTTAAGGCTTCCTGCGGTCACGGACAGGGATGCTGGGAAATATACCTGCATAATAAATGTTATCATGAACGGCACAAGTTACACTGCTGCACGCAGCATCCAACTGACGGTTAGAAATGGTACGGACTGATCATCCCAGAGCTCGCATTTAAAAATCATTTATTCGATTTTTTCATTAGGATTTTATATCAACTGCTCCTTGCAACTTGGGTTTGTTAATATGCATTTTGAGTGATTCTTGACATTTTATTGTCTGGTTTTTTTTATTCCTTTATATAGTAAAGTGTCTTGCCTACCGAAAGTAGTTGACCAACTGTGTTTTTTTCTAATCCACCACATTGATAATTGGTGCTTTCAGAACCTCCAGAGGTGTTTCCAGAACTGCAGGTGGTGAAACCATTACAGGATGTTTTTCTAGTCCAAGTGGGTTAGTAAAAAGTACACACACActcgcgcgtgcgcacacacacactccagactGACAGTGACAATGTGATTGTCTAAAAGATTTATGTTTTATCTAATAGCAGATGCTGCAGATGTCTGAGTTTAATTTAAACATTTATGAAATGATACTTGTTGTTTTGCATCAAAACAACATTTTGCATCTTAGATATTTCAATCTCAGAAATTACAGATGACTTTAACTGGGCTAAGTCCCATTAGCCATCACGCACTGGTGACCCATCCCCAtgaggagtggtgagctgcagctgagattgcgctcaggaactatttggtgtttcaaccccttaatgctgttgcctggcctgccagactcctactctgtttaattctgcacagagaaagggtctgcaaactctcctatttaaataaccccaccccctgagaattctaaccaagccaatcagcgctgagtagtgtacgtcacacactataacgccgagtttgtcataaacatggcgactgaagcggagttcgctgtggctctttcctctgttctaaatgacttggacacgtctttaaaaccacaaaaagtagaagcgctaaaagcctttcttctaatgaAGTAAAgaagtttgcgccgttgccagacaccgtttttttattttattttattttttattgttttttgaatgcttgtccAGACGCcggttttgactacagctaaaaaactaacgcgttgcgcggtacagtcggaaTTTCCGTCTTTTTACTGATTGGTTAttgttgagctgcctagtcccgcccctcatgtgcctctctgcctgtgagttaccagactctttctctgtgcaaaactaaacagaggacaagtctggcaggccaggctattgggtcccatttttaaagtgtttggtatgacccgaccaggatttgaagcCTGATTCCCAGACCCAGGGAGGATTTTCTACCACAAGGCCAACCTAGTTTTCATCTTAATGATGTTTCTTTAGCTCCTCATTCAGAGTTTTTATGACGTCTGCCTGTTTTCATTAGGTGAACGAGCTGAGCTGCAGTGTTTAGTCTACACCGGCTTCAGTGAGGATCCAGAGATATTGATGTACTGGACCATCAATGGGATATACATCAGTGATTATGAAGAGCTGAATGAGACCTGGCACTTGTGAGTTtaataataaatttgtttttcggATGATATTGGTGGGGAGGAAGAAAAATACTCTTTGTTTCTCAATCTAAAGTTCAAACGCGGGTGTAATGTAGGGTTTTGTGTCTCTGTCTCATTCCCAAAGCCCTTAACAAGAGACGTCTGAGCATAATCTGAGCTGCCAACTGTAACTTTGTTCTCATCTTTATACAAGTTCTCCAGGGCAAAAAGCTTCTGATGGTTAAAGATCAGGGGTCTTATTTATCAAAcactgtagaatccttactaaaaccgtacttaagctcagcaaaagggggtgggggtgggggatgtggtggcggtgatgggccagtgaaaactccgctggtgatcgattcagcaAAAGGGGTGTAAACAGCgggaattgcagcaggagggggaggaaccacggggaaaaaaatcactgctagcaggggggtggcccaacacagcctcagtgacaataataatgatgatggctgggttagtttgggagaagaggaacagtattccaagtggatcaggcattttgatgagccagttggatactgtggagacagggatctgtcaaattcagaacacattgattttctgtcagttttttttttttggatgaggaattctggactctcatcacaactgaaactagccgatatgctcaccagtatttagagagggaggaactgaaatctatctccagatataatgactggtacgatgtaactgtcccagaaatgaaagcgttctttgccattcagttctgtatggggcttgtggaaaagcctgagattgaggattatatatatatatatatatatatatatatatatatatatatatatatatatatatatatatatatatatataaacaaaataagccaaagaagggatgagtgaaatgtgttcatgacgctgaagcaccaaaaacagtgttcttgattgatacgcagtaaacgttacaaaataccaataaagtaatacatattatatatatatatatatatatacatagttatatatgtctacataggaatatgtatatttgtatcataaacaatatcaacactaagaaaataagacaaaaacataaaaatctactaaaatctgcaaatgtgatgcaatccaaaatggctgccacctgatgacgtcacaatatgcaaattatgtgagtgaatttgttcctatcacaaaatttggctcatactgaagatttttctaatttacaatattcctctatctctaaccataTTTAAGCTAAaggctctttaaatagtgatataaaaattcatattttactgaaaaaacgatagcgcctaaagggttaaatcACACCACGTCATTATCCTCAAACCCTCCCCTGCCCCTGACTCTTCTTTGTGCCTTTTAGCGTTCATGACAGAGGAAAGGTGTATGGTCAGTCCAACCTGTCCATCTCTAAAGTCCTACATCAGTTCCTGAACGTCCCCATTCTTTGCCACATCTCGAGTCCAGCTGAAAAGAAGTTTGGTTTGGCTTGGCTACAGGAAGGTATTGTCCTCTTGCTGAAACTACAAAGATGTACTAAAGAAACCAGGAAGTTTATTTACAAGCATCCTAGCACTGAagtttgtttatgtttgtttcttCAGCCGACCTCAGTGATTTCTATTTGAGCATGATCCTGTTCCTCTCCGCTTCGCTGGTCATTCTGGTCCTGGCTGTCTCCTTTTACTGCCTTAAAGTCGACCTGGTTTTGGCCTACAGGAAACTGCTGAGACACTTTTCCACACAAGGTGAGCTTTATTTCATCAACCTTCTTTACAGTCAtcaaagcaaaaacaaataaataaataaataaataaaacacgacTAAATAACAAAAATTCTTGGTTAAAAGCTGTGGAACAAAGAGAAAAAAGATAATAGAAAAAGCAactttaaaaaaatcattttgCATTTGATCAGTTTCAGATGGAAAACTTTACGACGCCTATGTGAGCGTCGTCCAATCAGACGTGTGGTGTTTGTGTGAAGCAGAGAGGTTTGCTCTGCAGGTCCTGCCTGAGGAGCTGGAGCAGAAACACGGTTACTCTCTGTTCATCCGAGGACGGGACGACTCCCCCGGAGAAGGTCAGGAGCTCGTCTGGGTCATATTGAAAGCTGATTGGGCAATAAAAATGTGTGGATGTTGAATAAAGATCACCAGTGATGGCTGGTATTGAACAAGTAGTAGTTAGAATAACTTCTGCAGAAGTCCTCACATGTGCCTGACACATGACAAAACATAACTATAAAAATCACAAAACTATTTGaggtgaataaaaataaaataattaaagtcAGAAACTGAgataaaaaactgaaaataatCTTTTCTTCACTCTAGAGCAGATTGACAAATTTTAATGTCAGAGAAATCTAGTTTAAttacaaaaagtaacaaaataaaatacaaatacagCAGCTTGTTAACAGATAATAAAGTTTGCTTCACAGCCGTGTTTATTGAGCAAGAACTGAAAGAACGGATTAGCCAGGAAAAGTAGGAGGCTCAGATTGTTGTGATTTTGCAGATTAGGTGTAATTTATGAGTCATTTCATGCTCTGTTCCACATCTGTAATCTCTTACAGCGGTGCATGACGTCATTGCCACTACGCTGCACCAGTGCCGCAGACTCATAATCATCTTGTCACCAGACATTAGAAAGGTGGAGACCGAGCTTTTACATGAGAACCAGAATCAACTCTGGTTTGAACTAAATCTGGGCCTCCATGATGCTTTGCTGAGAAATGATCCTAAAGTAATTCTGGTGGAAGTTGGTGAGGACAGATATTTTTTTcgtttttgcttctttttttgtcttttttttgtgtgtcttTTTTAATCTGAATAAAACCAACTGTAACGTTAatttaattgtaaaaaaaatctgaCTTACTATaaaatgatccatccatccatccatccattttcaaccgcttatccagagtcgggtcgcgggggcagcagcctaaaccgggacacccaaacttccctctccgcaggcacttgggtcagctcttcaaggggaatcccaaggcgttccctggcccgccaaaagacatagtccctccagcgtgtcctgggtctttccttgGGTTTCCTCCCAAtttgacgtgcctggaaaaccttaacagggaggcgtccaggaggcatcctgaccagatgctcgagccacctcaactggctcctctcgatgtggaggagcagcgggtcttctccgagcccctcccggatgaccgagcttctcaccctatctctaagggagagcccagccaccctgtggagaaaactcatttcggccgtatccgcgatctcgtgcttttggtcactacccaaaagcttgtgaccataggtgagggtaggaacgtagatgaaccggtaaatcgaaagctttgccttccggctcagttctctcatcaccacgacagaccggtacaacgcccgcatcactgcagaagcagcaccaatccgcctgtcgatctcatgctccagttttccctcactcgtgaacaagaccccgagatacttaaactcttccacttgggccaggacctcatccctgacccttttccgaatcaagaccacggcctcagatttagaggagcttattatcatcccagctgcttcacactcggctgcgaaccgctccagcgaaagctgaagatcacgttctgatgaagccaacgctACCCCTATGATAGAGGGGGGCTTAAATGCCCCAACTTAAAGTGGCACTACTGGGCTGCACAGTTAAGGACTATTACAAATTCCTTTTCAGCCATAATCCCTCACATTGGGCAGAATAAGAGTCTCTAGATCTAAAGTTGTCATTCTTTTTGTATGTATACTTTGCAAAAGAAATTATTAAAACATACAAAAAATCCAATAGTGCAAAATATAACATTTTGGTTTTCAACAAAAAAGCatcttaaagaagaagaagaattgtcCCAATTTAGTCCCAAATGAGGAAACCAGCGATTTACACCAGGAAGAGCAGATGCCATATTTAAAAGCTGGTATCTCCAGTGAATTAAATCAGTTAAGGACTTATATTTGCAAAACGCTGATAATTTGATGTCTTTTGAACAGCTAAGGACTAAATATAGAACAGAAAAGAAacattttttaaccctttgatgcatgaattatgaaatcttcaaccatgattttttttaacaatttttttcaatcatctttaggtgtgaatgaaacaaattttatatttacatattttttgtaaaatttaatttacaaataatttattacatgtccacctcagtggacagtgtgcaatttgaacatgaaatatgttggcttgatttactgaagtacaaatggaggggttcaaatgcaataaagtcttcaacagctgtgcttaatagcaaaaataaataaataactattttaagtacctgtccactgtagtgaccattatgcatcaaagggttaagtacCTTACAGCTCAGAAGTTTTCTAAAATCTAAGCAAAAAAGTGATGGTTTCAAGCCCTCCCTCACCACCTTGGAAGGAATGATGACAAATGAATAGTCTCGGACTGTTATCAGCTAATCGTGGAACATCACTCAGATGGAGCGAATGATAGAAGAGCAGCGTGGCAAGACGACCTCAGGCAAGAACTGAGTAGAGGACTGGGAGAAGACCTGTGGTGGAGCTCACACCAAGTTCATCAATACAGGGTTAAGATTAATTCAACATAAATATTTAATGCAGACATATGTCACCCCAGAGAGACTGAACAAATACAATAGCAATACACCAGATACATGTGCTAAATGCGCTGTTCATAAAGGGACACTGTATCATTGTGTTTGGGAGTGTACAGAAATCAAAAAGTTCTGGGACGAAGTAAGAATTGCTACTGAAAAAAATTATCAAAAAGGAGGTATCATTGGATGCTAAATTATTTCTAATAGGACTTTGCCCTAACGAATATGCTTATAGCAAATGTCAGCGTGTTTTCTGGATCTTAGTTTAATTGTGGCAAAAAATGTGTATAGCTATGGCAAGTGTAtagctgttttattttcaagaataaaatatattcttggaaaaaataaaaacataagaattaaagtaaaacaatttgaaaaaaattaaacatgaGTGACACCACATGTGGCAATAAAAAAATCATGCATATAACTAGGGTTCAAATAACAGGGGAGCTAGGGGGAGCCTGGCTCCCCCAAAAGGGTGATGGATTCCCCCAGAAGCCCTCAACTGAAACACCCAGAGGAGCCCAaaagaaagacacacacacacacctctgttatCACAGCATTCTCGTTGGGCTCCCCCAGAAGACTATGTGTAATTCAAACCCTGGATATAACAGTTTTGATCCTGTGGTGCATTGTGTTCGGCCACACGACAAAAGCTAGCCACATATGATCTCATTTCACTTCCTGGTCAGATCCCACATCTCACAAAGCGTCTTGAGATTAAAcgtgacttcagaagaaacaaacATGGCAGAAGACATGCATGCAGAATtcttgtctgagcagaacctccctgaaccatctacaggtggttcagaatgcctgtgctcggcttctgaccaagtcctccaaacacacccacatcaccccgcttctcctccagcttcactggctgccagtcaacttcagggttcatttcaagatcctggttctggtctatagggccttacatggacaatcaccatcttacattggtgatcttctcagtccctacacccccagcaggtccctgaggtccagtgatcaaagcctactggttgtgcagcaccaggctaaagaccaaaggtgacagatcattcgctgctgtggcccccagactctggaactctctccccctgagcctgagatcagtggactcagtggtctcctttaaaaagcagctgaagactcacctgttcaagctggttttggtgtgacctgttCATCCTCTTCCTCACTAGTTTCTTTTCATGCTGTTGTTTCTGCTAATTCTGTACATTTAACAGTCTGCATGCTTGTTTATCTTCATGACAAACATCCCACGCTAATTTTGGGCCAAGAAAATCCAAAACATTGAATATCTGCGATATGTGATGGAAATGAACCCAATGTCCTTCTGAGCAGGGCATTCCTAACACAGCACACAGTCAATTCTCCTTTGAAAATTTTAACAAGTTAGTTTGGAGCTAAATATTATAAATGTAACTGTTATGATTGACTTTACAGTTGGCTCTCTTGTAAAGATTTTCCTTTTTATGAAACACATTTTATGTACTTAAATGACTAATGACCATAAGGtcctgctttttatttttgtcccAGATGGCCCGGTGGATTATTGTAACCTGCCAGAGTCGCTATGCTTTATTAAAAGAAAACAAGGAGCGCTGAAGTGGAAAAACAAGTTTTGTGGAGCAAACCAAACCACGACGTACTCAAAAAGTGTTTTCTGGAAGAAGCTAAGATATTGTATGCCTGCAGTAGGAACAGGAAACATCCAGTCTGCCGCCTAGAATTATCTAAAATACAACTTATATTGAAGTTTATAAATGTAATCCATCATGGATGTTAAGTTTACAGGGTGTTTCATCCTCCTTCTTGGAACAATTG
This sequence is a window from Nothobranchius furzeri strain GRZ-AD chromosome 14, NfurGRZ-RIMD1, whole genome shotgun sequence. Protein-coding genes within it:
- the il1rl2 gene encoding interleukin-1 receptor accessory protein-like 1-A isoform X4: MAATGWVYLLTTLLPLGLAVAHDHSGETDTYHVSAGHMFLLGCSADAHSVNWRRGDNRSIPTGVEAVDGLLWFLPLQMSHNGTYICEKREKTGSSKRRFSVLVSSADCPDSNEEILITEGVRGGLPCKQTEIFSLNVTRRVRWMKDSNLVQLDEESTYVGEDGFLRLPAVTDRDAGKYTCIINVIMNGTSYTAARSIQLTVRNEPPEVFPELQVVKPLQDVFLVQVGERAELQCLVYTGFSEDPEILMYWTINGIYISDYEELNETWHFVHDRGKVYGQSNLSISKVLHQFLNVPILCHISSPAEKKFGLAWLQEADLSDFYLSMILFLSASLVILVLAVSFYCLKVDLVLAYRKLLRHFSTQVSDGKLYDAYVSVVQSDVWCLCEAERFALQVLPEELEQKHGYSLFIRGRDDSPGEGYSCIDLGPQKTQWTNTSRWHGTPNHHWVWKLHWSNVDSVLLPTSSRLWDLDFQGKCKIDFHQ